One Glycine max cultivar Williams 82 chromosome 6, Glycine_max_v4.0, whole genome shotgun sequence DNA segment encodes these proteins:
- the LOC100778716 gene encoding Cysteine proteinase 15A-like precursor → MANPSLLFFSLLLLSATVAAAERIDDEDDLLIRQVVPDAEDHHLLNAEHHFSAFKTKFGKTYATQEEHDHRFRIFKNNLLRAKSHQKLDPSAVHGVTRFSDLTPAEFRRQFLGLKPLRLPSDAQKAPILPTNDLPTDFDWREHGAVTGVKNQGSCGSCWSFSAVGALEGAHFLSTGELVSLSEQQLVDCDHECDPEERGACDSGCNGGLMTTAFEYTLQAGGLMREKDYPYTGRDRGPCKFDKSKVAASVANFSVVSLDEEQIAANLVQNGPLAVGINAVFMQTYIGGVSCPYICGKHLDHGVLLVGYGSGAYAPIRFKEKPYWIIKNSWGESWGEEGYYKICRGRNVCGVDSMVSTVAAIHVSNN, encoded by the exons ATGGCTAATCCCTCACTCTTGTTCTTCAGTCTCCTCCTATTATCCGCCACCGTAGCCGCCGCCGAACGGATCGACGATGAAGACGACCTTCTGATCCGTCAAGTGGTGCCGGATGCGGAGGACCACCACCTGCTCAACGCGGAGCACCACTTCTCCGCCTTCAAGACAAAGTTCGGCAAGACCTACGCCACGCAGGAGGAGCACGACCACCGCTTCCGTATCTTCAAGAACAACTTGCTCCGCGCCAAGTCACACCAGAAATTGGATCCCTCCGCCGTCCACGGCGTCACCAGGTTCTCCGATCTCACTCCGGCGGAGTTTCGCCGCCAGTTCCTCGGCCTGAAGCCGCTCCGCCTTCCCTCTGACGCTCAGAAGGCTCCGATCCTACCGACCAACGACCTCCCTACCGATTTCGATTGGCGCGAACATGGAGCCGTTACTGGAGTAAAAAATCAGGGTTCGTGCGGATCGTGTTGGTCCTTTAGCGCCGTTGGAGCGTTGGAAGGTGCTCATTTTCTTTCTACAGGTGAGCTCGTGAGCCTTAGCGAGCAACAACTTGTGGATTGCGATCATGAG TGTGATCCGGAAGAGCGTGGAGCATGTGACTCGGGTTGTAACGGTGGGTTGATGACCACTGCATTTGAGTACACACTCCAGGCTGGTGGACTAATGCGAGAAAAGGATTATCCTTACACTGGAAGAGACCGTGGTCCCTGCAAATTTGACAAGAGCAAAGTTGCTGCTTCCGTAGCTAACTTCAGTGTGGTTTCCCTTGATGAAGAACAAATTGCAGCAAATTTGGTCCAGAATGGTCCTCTTGCAg TTGGTATCAATGCAGTTTTTATGCAGACATATATTGGTGGCGTCTCATGCCCATATATCTGCGGCAAGCATTTGGATCAcggggttcttttggtggggtATGGTTCTGGTGCTTATGCTCCAATTCGTTTTAAGGAAAAGCCTTACTGGATCATAAAGAATTCATGGGGGGAGAGCTGGGGAGAAGAGGGATATTACAAGATCTGCAGAGGTCGCAATGTATGTGGGGTGGACTCGATGGTCTCAACTGTCGCTGCTATACATGTTTCTAACAATTAA